The proteins below come from a single Maridesulfovibrio frigidus DSM 17176 genomic window:
- a CDS encoding nickel-dependent hydrogenase large subunit, with translation MSGCKSKSGPAVAATPFDKNYSGPVTVDPLTRIEGHLKIEVEVENGKVSNVWSSAQLFRGLEIILKGRDPRDAQHFTQRSCGVCTYVHALASTRAVENAVGVDKQLPANARIIRNLVMASQYLHDHIVHFYHLHALDWVDVVSGLQADPVKAAKLANSMSSRVTKPEDLKAVQTKLKAFVESGQLGIFTNAYFLGGHDAYYLKPEENLIATAHYLEGLHLQVKAARAMAVFGAKNPHPQFTIVGGVTCYESLSKERIQEFKDLYKETKAFVDECYIPDLLMVASNYKDWAGIGGTQNFLSFGEFPSDETDINSRFIPQGVIMNRDLSNVMDFDPNAIKEDIKHSWYKGESSLHPYDGETDPQYTSYEDKDRYSWMKAPRYKGESMEVGPLAHVLTAYARGNKAFVPVVDSVLGTLGVGKEALFSTLGRTAARGIETAVVAGAMEEWVDNLEDNINSGNSDIAVDFEMPSEAEGVGFVGAPRGGLSHWIKIKGGKIENFQLVVPSTWNLGPRCNQNKMSAVEEALIGTPIADAKRPVEILRTVHSYDPCIACGVHVIDARTNEVHKFKVM, from the coding sequence ATGTCTGGATGTAAGTCTAAATCGGGGCCAGCTGTAGCGGCCACCCCCTTTGATAAGAACTACTCAGGTCCCGTTACGGTTGACCCGCTTACTCGAATCGAAGGACATCTAAAAATTGAAGTTGAAGTTGAGAATGGTAAAGTCAGTAACGTATGGTCCAGCGCACAGCTGTTCCGCGGACTGGAAATCATTCTTAAAGGACGCGACCCTAGAGACGCACAGCATTTCACTCAGCGTTCCTGTGGTGTTTGTACTTACGTACATGCTCTTGCTTCAACCCGCGCAGTTGAGAATGCTGTAGGCGTTGATAAACAACTCCCTGCAAATGCTAGAATTATTCGTAATCTAGTTATGGCTTCTCAGTATCTACACGATCATATTGTTCATTTCTATCATCTACATGCCCTTGACTGGGTAGACGTTGTTAGCGGACTTCAAGCTGATCCTGTTAAGGCAGCTAAACTCGCAAACAGCATGTCATCACGTGTTACTAAACCAGAAGACCTCAAAGCTGTTCAGACTAAACTGAAAGCATTTGTTGAATCTGGTCAGCTTGGTATTTTTACCAATGCATACTTCCTCGGTGGTCACGATGCGTACTACCTGAAGCCTGAAGAAAACCTTATCGCAACAGCTCATTACCTCGAAGGTCTACATCTTCAGGTCAAAGCTGCCCGTGCTATGGCTGTATTCGGCGCTAAGAACCCGCATCCTCAGTTCACCATTGTTGGTGGTGTAACTTGTTACGAATCTTTATCAAAAGAACGTATCCAAGAGTTCAAAGACCTGTACAAAGAAACTAAAGCATTTGTTGATGAATGCTACATTCCTGACCTCTTAATGGTTGCTTCCAACTACAAAGACTGGGCTGGAATCGGCGGAACTCAGAACTTCCTAAGCTTCGGTGAATTCCCAAGTGATGAAACAGACATTAACAGTCGCTTCATCCCTCAGGGTGTAATTATGAACCGTGATCTTAGTAATGTTATGGACTTCGATCCTAACGCAATCAAAGAAGATATTAAACACAGCTGGTATAAGGGTGAGTCTTCCTTGCACCCTTATGATGGCGAAACTGATCCTCAGTATACTAGTTACGAAGATAAAGATCGCTACTCATGGATGAAAGCTCCTCGTTATAAGGGAGAGTCCATGGAAGTTGGTCCTCTTGCTCACGTTCTCACAGCTTACGCTAGGGGAAATAAAGCATTCGTACCTGTTGTTGATAGCGTCCTCGGTACCCTCGGTGTTGGAAAAGAAGCTCTTTTCTCGACTCTTGGACGTACTGCAGCTCGTGGTATTGAAACCGCTGTTGTGGCTGGGGCCATGGAAGAGTGGGTTGATAACCTCGAAGATAACATTAATTCAGGAAACTCCGACATCGCGGTTGATTTTGAAATGCCTTCTGAAGCTGAAGGTGTCGGTTTTGTTGGAGCACCTCGCGGTGGTCTTTCACACTGGATTAAAATTAAAGGCGGCAAAATCGAGAACTTCCAGCTTGTTGTTCCTTCAACATGGAATCTCGGACCACGCTGTAACCAGAACAAAATGTCCGCAGTTGAAGAAGCCCTTATTGGAACTCCAATTGCTG